A DNA window from Impatiens glandulifera chromosome 7, dImpGla2.1, whole genome shotgun sequence contains the following coding sequences:
- the LOC124945173 gene encoding basic leucine zipper 9-like, whose protein sequence is MDRKPNQTAAGASLFSAGAMKRSESQLVLDELYHSRDGIDKFQRARVFSDGHALIGIIDESSDPFLDVCSGDLPFHFGKSETMQYSTWVNDFTTNSSSVSPAVDSPLSVCVSSLNSNSAKPKGWGGNKATTATSGSSREQSEEDEAEPEGNWQCEESADPANVRRNKRKMSNRDSARRSRQRKQAHLAELEQQVEQIRGENATLFKQLTDANHQYKDATTNNRVLKSDVEALRANVELARDKVARFLGTTSLSHLLKNHLNIVDEPFYIPYTCPMGNITNNHRDHDDSPLGVPTQSSSMGLDNIENFHGNFNNNNSMMSSTGVSSISETWPWEARLPASSD, encoded by the exons ATGGATCGGAAACCCAATCAAACGGCGGCCGGAGCCTCCTTGTTTTCTGCCGGAGCGATGAAACGCAGCGAATCACAGTTAGTTTTAGACGAACTTTACCATAGTAGAGATGGTATTGATAAGTTCCAAAGAGCCAGAGTTTTCTCCGACGGCCACGCTCTTATCGGTATCATCGATGAATCCTCCGATCCTTTTCTCGACGTCTGCTCCGGCGATCTCCCTTTTCACTTTGGAAAATCG gagACAATGCAATACTCTACATGGGTCAATGATTTCACCACCAATAGTTCATCCGTCTCACCAGCGGTCGATTCACCTTTGTCCGTATGTG TGAGTAGCCTAAATTCTAACTCTGCTAAACCTAAAGGATGGGGAGGAAACAAAGCAACAACGGCTACTAGTGGTTCCTCGAGGGAACAATCCGAAGAAGACGAGGCTGAGCCCGAGGGTAATTGGCAGTGTGAAGAGAGTGCCGATCCCGCTAATGTTAGACGCAACAAAAG GAAGATGTCGAATCGGGATTCTGCTAGGCGATCGAGACAGAGAAAGCAAGCGCACCTGGCCGAACTCGAGCAACAG GTTGAACAAATTCGTGGAGAAAATGCGACTCTGTTTAAGCAACTCACAGACGCTAATCATCAATACAAAGATGCCACCACGAATAACCGTGTTCTTAAATCAGACGTGGAGGCACTGAGAGCAAAt GTGGAGCTGGCACGGGACAAGGTTGCTAGATTCTTGGGAACAACTAGCTTGAGTCATCTCCTAAAGAATCACTTGAACATTGTTGACGAGCCATTCTACATTCCCTACACATGTCCTATGGGGAACATTACCAACAACCATCGAGACCACGACGATTCGCCTCTAGGAGTCCCCACCCAAAGCTCGTCCATGGGACTCGATAACATTGAAAACTTCCATGGGAATTTCAACAACAATAATAGCATGATGAGTAGTACTGGTGTCAGCTCTATATCCGAGACTTGGCCATGGGAAGCTCGCCTCCCCGCATCGTCTGATTAG
- the LOC124945732 gene encoding uncharacterized protein LOC124945732, which translates to MAWKKSYLDLILVPLGLSVMLAYHMWLWNKVRTKPLSTVIGTNAIGRRLWVSSIMKDNDKKNILAVQTLRNTIMGATLMATTSILLCCGLAAVISSTYSLKKPLNDSVYGAHGEFMVALKYVTLLLIFLFSFLCHSLSIRFINQVNFLINCPPDDNVHNPIICPEYVSQLLERGFTLNTVGNRIFYAALPVLLWIFGPALVFLCSLTLVPVLYNLDVVFGNELADSNYKGKMQGNENREEGVTRV; encoded by the exons ATGGCATGGAAGAAAAGCTACTTGGATTTGATATTGGTTCCTCTAGGGCTCTCAGTTATGTTAGCTTATCATATGTGGCTATGGAATAAGGTTAGGACCAAACCCCTTTCCACCGTCATAGGAACCAATGCCATCGGTCGTCGCTTGTGGGTTTCATCCATCATGAAG GATAACGATAAGAAGAACATATTGGCGGTGCAAACATTGAGGAACACGATCATGGGAGCGACTTTGATGGCCACAACCTCGATTCTCCTATGTTGTGGTCTAGCCGCAGTCATAAGTAGCACCTATAGCTTAAAGAAACCGCTCAATGATTCCGTTTATGGTGCCCATGGAGAATTCATGGTGGCACTGAAATACGTAACCCTACTTCTCATTTTCCTCTTCTCTTTCTTGTGTCACTCGCTCTCCATCCGGTTCATCAACCAGGTGAACTTCCTCATAAACTGCCCTCCCGATGATAATGTCCACAACCCTATAATCTGCCCGGAGTATGTGTCGCAGCTGCTCGAGAGAGGGTTCACTTTGAATACGGTGGGGAATAGGATATTCTATGCAGCCTTGCCCGTGTTGCTTTGGATATTTGGTCCGGCTCTTGTGTTCTTGTGTTCCCTTACACTTGTGCCTGTGCTTTATAATCTTGATGTTGTGTTTGGAAATGAATTAGCTGATAGTAACTACAAGGGAAAGATGCAAGGAAATGAAAATCGCGAAGAAGGCGTAACTCGTGTGTAG
- the LOC124944622 gene encoding eukaryotic translation initiation factor 3 subunit B-like, producing the protein MMGDMALEDITSRATALGIDLSQVDWSSIRLPPNEDFGIISDDDDIKNQDALEFDDELNNIIVVDNLPIVPKEKFDKLEGVIRKIYGQIGVIKENGLWMPIDPNTQKTLGYCFIEYNLPQEAEVAREKTNNYKLDRSHIFAVNMFDDIEKFMKVPDEWAPPESKPYEPGENLQQWLADEKARDQFVIRAGNDTEVLWNDARHMKPDPVYKRSFWTESFVQWSSLGTYLATVHRQGAAVWGGASSFNRLMRYAHPQVKLIDFSPGERFLVTYSSHEPSNPRDTHRVALNIFDVRTGKVMRDFKGSADEFAIGGTGVTGVVWPIFRWAGGKDDKYFARIGKNIISVYETETFSLVDKKSIKVENVVDFSWSPTDSILALYVPELGGGNQPARVSLIQLPGKEELRQKNLFSVSDCKMYWQNNGEYLAVKVDRYTKTKKSTYTGFELFRIKERDIPIEVLELENKNDKIIAFAWEPKGHRFAVIHGDGPRPDVSFYSMRTAHNTGRVSKLTTLKAKQANALFWSPAGRFIILAGLKGFNGQLEFFNVDDLETMATAEHFMATDIEWDPTGRYVATSVTSVHEMENGFNIWSFNGKLLYRILKDHFFQFLWRPRPPSFLSAEKEEEIAKNLKKYTKKYEAEDQDVSMLLSEQDREKRKTLKDEWDRWVNEWKRYHEEEKLERQKLRDGEVSDEEEEYEAKVVEVEELLNVTEEIVPEQD; encoded by the exons ATGATGGGTGATATGGCACTGGAAGATATTACTTCCAGAGCTACTGCACTTGGGATTGATCTTTCTCAAGTTGATTGGTCCTCCATACGCCTTCCTCCAAATGAAGATTTTGGCATCATTAG tgatgatgatgatatcaagAATCAGGATGCTTTGGAGTTTGATGATGAGCTTAATAACATAATTGTTGTTGACAACCTTCCTATTGTTCCAAAGGAGAAATTTGATAAGCTTGAAGGTGTTATTCGTAAAATCTATGGTCAGATTGGTGTGATAAAGGAGAATGGGCTTTGGATGCCTATTGATCCTAATACCCAGAAAACACTTGGATACTGCTTCATTGAATATAACCTTCCTCAG GAAGCTGAAGTTGCTAGGGAGAAGACAAATAACTACAAGTTGGACAGGTCACACATATTTGCTGTCAATATGTTTGATGACATTGAGAAGTTCATGAAGGTTCCAGATGAATGGGCCCCTCCTGAAAGCAAGCCATATGAACCTGGG GAAAATCTGCAACAGTGGCTTGCTGATGAAAAGGCGAGAGATCAATTTGTTATTCGTGCTGGCAATGATACTGAAGTTCTCTGGAATGATGCTAGACATATGAAGCCTGATCCTGTTTACAAACGCTCA TTTTGGACTGAAAGTTTTGTTCAGTGGTCTTCACTTGGAACATACCTAGCAACTGTCCATAGGCAAGGTGCTGCTGTTTGGGGTGGTGCAAGTTCCTTTAATCGATTAATGCGTTATGCTCACCCACAA GTTAAACTGATTGACTTCTCCCCTGGTGAACGCTTTTTGGTCACTTACAGCAGCCATGAACCTAGCAATCCCCGTGACACACAT AGGGTAGCTTTGAATATTTTTGATGTGAGAACTGGAAAAGTTATGAGAGATTTCAAAGGATCTGCTGATGAATTTGCAATTGGTGGGACAGGTGTTACTGGAGTTGTATGGCCTATTTTCAG ATGGGCCGGCGGAAAAGATGACAAGTATTTTGCTAGGattggtaaaaatattatatcggTTTATGAGACAGAAACTTTTTCACTTGTTGACAAGAAGTCAATAAAGGTTGAAAATGTTGTGGACTTCAGTTGGTCACCAACAGATTCCATTCTTGCACTCTATGTTCCAGAACTTGGTGGCGGAAACCAACCTGCAAGA GTGAGCCTGATCCAGCTTCCTGGCAAAGAAGAGTTGAGGCAAAAAAACCTCTTTAGTGTTAGTGATTGCAAAATGTATTGGCAAAACAATGGGGAGTATCTTGCTGTTAAGGTTGATCGTTATACAAAAACAAAGAAGAGCACATACACTGGCTTTGAGTTGTTTAGGATCAAAGAACGGGACATACCCATTGAGGTTTTGGAACTTGAGAATAAGAATGATAAGATTATTGCATTTGCCTGGGAACCAAAGGGCCATCGATTTGCAGTTATCCATGGTGATGGCCCTAGGCCTGATGTAAGCTTCTATTCAATGCGAACTGCCCATAACACAGGACGggtgtcaaaactgacaacTTTGAAAGCAAAGCAAGCGAATGCTTTGTTTTGGTCACCAGCTGGTCGCTTTATCATACTTGCTGGTCTTAAGGGTTTCAATGGTCAACTGGAGTTCTTCAATGTTGATGATCTTGAAACCATGGCAACTGCTGAGCATTTCATGGCAACTGATATTGAATGGGACCCTACTGGAAG GTATGTAGCAACATCAGTGACATCTGTTCATGAGATGGAGAATGGGTTCAACATCTGGTCTTTCAATGGAAAGCTTCTATATAGGATACTTAAAGATCATTTCTTCCAA ttcCTGTGGCGGCCAAGGCCTCCTTCTTTCTTATCTGctgagaaagaagaagagattgctAAAAACCTGAAAAAGTACACCAAGAAATATGAAGCCGAAGACCAGGATGTGTCTATGCTGTTGAGCGAGCAAGATAGAGAGAAGAGGAAGACATTGAAGGATGAATGGGATAGATGGGTTAATGAGTGGAAACGATACCACGAAGAGGAGAAGTTGGAGAGGCAGAAGCTGAGGGATGGTGAAGttagtgatgaagaagaggagtaCGAGGCAAAGGTGGTTGAAGTCGAAGAACTGTTGAATGTTACTGAAGAGATAGTACCTGAACAAGACTAA